In the Gorilla gorilla gorilla isolate KB3781 chromosome 1, NHGRI_mGorGor1-v2.1_pri, whole genome shotgun sequence genome, TTATCGCTACAATCAGCCCAATGCTGCAGGCCCCCAGGACAAGCTGGATACGCAGCCTCTTGTTCATAATAACCATGTATCTCAGGGGGTTGCAGATGGCCACATAGCGGTCATATCCCATTGCTGTGAGCAGGAAGCAGTTAGTGATGCCAAAGGTTACAAAAAAGAACATCTGTGTGGCACACCCTGCCAATGATATGGGCTGGCTCATACCTACGAGGCTGGAGAGCATTCTTGGGAGAATGACCAATGTATATACAGTCTCTGAAGTGGACAGCATGCTCAGGAAGAAGTACATGGGTGTGTGAAGATGAAGATCAATTCGGATGATGGTCACAATGATGATATTGCCTGCTAAGGTTAAGATGTATAGTGCAAGGAACACGCCAAAAAGGGTGATCTGCTGCTCGTGGAAGCTAGAAAAACCTTGGAAAACAAAGTCAGTGATGAGAGTAAAGTTCTCTCTTTTCATTGATTGGTTCCCAAATCTGAAACATAAAAGCATAAAAGTCACATAGTCTCAGTAAAGCAGTAGAAGCACATTTCTGAAATTGATTGAAGTTCAATAGTTCTCAGTTACAAATCTGGTGATATATTTCCTAGTGGATTAAGTTAATCCCTGGGTTTACTtatctttacttaaaatatttttactctgtGACCATCTGTTATAATTTTCCATGCATCACAGAATCATATAGTCTCACTTTTTCACTGTATAACCATACATGCTCCTACTTCATTTCTACTCTTCCTCCCTGACATCTGGAAtggcttctcttttctcctcttattTCTTTCCTACTCTTCAGAGACGAGTGCACATTTTCAAGCCTTCATAAAACCGTATTACACTCGGAGGTTCTCATgtttatttggattatttttacCCCATTATTGCTGCCTCACCTCACACAAACACTTAGCAACTTTATAATACCTTTTACATCTTTTCATATTTCACTAGCTCCAAATTATGCATGGATTGGGTgcttgaaaataatttgtttagggATGGACTAGTGATGTCTTTTCTTTCAAGACTATGAATCATCCCCCTTGCACGTCCTTTAAGAAGTAGAAGCAAAGTAGAAAGGTTCATCTTGTcttcaagaagaaaaaggaaaatcttaGCCAACCACCAGCCTCTCCCCACTTCTGTCTGAGTGATGAAGTCTGCTGACAGTTCAGAGCACTGATTCACGTATGTTATAAACTATGCTACATCTTTACCTTCCCTAAACTAGAAGGCAAATTTATAGCCAATACAACTTTGTGAGTAAGCCTACACCCACTCCGCAGAGATAAACAATTGTATCAGGAAAGATACAGCAAATTTAAGTGTCCCTCACCTAAAGCAAAAGCAGACCCTGAATATAAAAAAACAGCTACACTGAAGATACATCATTTTGTTGAAGGAAGGGGATCAGTTcaatttatgtaatatttcacatttttatctctttaaacAGTAAGCTTCTCTAGGGTATTTAAATGATATTCTGATTTGCTTATGCATATTCAGAAAGAGAAGTTTTGCATAAAGTAAATCACATCAATGATGAAGGTTAGTACGCACGGAGACTTTCTTCAAGTTCATAAAAATCTAGTTAAAAGAAGTTGATGACCAGCTGTTAATCATTTACACTAAGAATgctaaaaagaaagtaaagctgCAATAGAGAATATTTTCCAACAAAGAAAATCATTTGATACTAAAATATATGTCTAAAGACATTTGTCTTCTGTGAGGCTTCTGAGCAAAAACTATGTAGTAGTCCAGCCACGGAGTGGTATGGTGCCTCTATGGTGAAATCAGAAATGCTTGGCAGAGCTTTTGACTGTTACAATAATGAGCACAGAAGCTCTTGGCCATTCATGATGTGAAATGTCCTGCAAAACTTGTGGTGATTCTGCCCAAGGAAGAATTGCCTTCTTCCAAATACCAATAAAGTTCCCATTGAGAAACACACGGCTAAAATATCATCTTATCTGGCTGAAACTTGTCTGTCTTGAGGTAGAAGAATGGCTATTATGATTTGGTTAGCATCCTCCCCACTCTTGGAAGTCTATAATTCTTCAAAGGAAATGGAAGGAAGAGCAAATATAGCTTATGAAGACCTGTCCAGCTGTGATAGGACCTGAAATACTACAATAAATTAAAGTCAGCTCATATGTAATGAGCCCCACTTCAGTCCTTCTTCTAAAGACCACTCACATGACTCTGCTTAGCACTGAGGCACAACGGGAAAGCTGGGCTGGAGGAGGCCGAGGAGTAAAGATTGAAATGTCAGGCTCCCTTGGCCACAAAGGATAGGCATAGGGTGAGCAAGGTGAGCAAGATGACCAAGAGTGCCTACGGCAGGACCTGAGGCTGAGCAGGCAGGGCATAAACACACACAAGTAGGAATATAGTCAGGTTTGAGAGTCATAGGCATTCTTGATAACCCCTCTGTGTGGAAAAGTCTTTGAAGCCAGAGGAGATGCTCTCCCAGGATCAggcagctgggcttctgggggtCACTCCCTGAAGACATTCTGAGAGCCACCCCCCTGGGGCTGGGAGGATGCAGGTATCAGGTACCTGGAGGTCTCATTATGTATAGGGCTCATTTACTCAATTCCAGGCTAGCGCTTGGGGAGCCTGGGGAAAGTTTTTGCTTCAAGTTGAAATAACATTTGAGGAAGCTGGTTTATTTAGttgatttttaattgtttgaatAAGCACAttgtgagtgtgtatatgtgcatgtggtttattttttattttttatttttttacagatgtGTCTTAGAAATCCATATTGAAAAATCTAGGCAGCTCAAGCTTAGAGCCATACCACCTTGGATTTCAGGAAGTTTAGGGCCTTTTGCTTATAGGCAGGAACTCTATCTAGTATAAGaatctggttttctttttggaaaagaaGTATTTAAATGTGGATGTCATTCTGCAGAGGGCAGTTCATGCTGCCTGTCCTTGCCCTGTGGCATTCAGGATTGGAAGTACACCATCTTTAGATCCAAAGATTCTCTCCTGGAGGCTAGGAAACAAATTAGCTTTTGAACACTGTTCTCTTTACCCggatttttcttccctttatttGGTAAGCTTCTGTCTGTCAAGACCCAACTCCAAACTTACTTCCCACTGAATACTTTCCATGAGTTGTTTactacttctttaaaaatttcttagtCTTTCTTGTGATATTTATTTATCTGCATCCATTCATTCTTTAAGCACTTAGCACATGTCAGGCCCTGTGCTAGttgctgaaaatacagaaatggaCGAAGTGCTGCACCAACCCTCCAGGAGCTCAGGGTTTAGTTGCAGGTGATAGACAATCATAATAACTGAAATGTAACTGTAAGTGAGACAGGGAGGAGACAGTCCTTGATTAGACTCAGGTTGATTATGAAAAATTACATTGTGTAGGTAAAGTGAGAACAGATTACAAAAGAGTGTTTGAATGTATCACTTTTAAGAGcctctcaagtgattctcacttATCTCTCCTGTTCTTAGACTCTAAAGTTCCTTAGCAAGTGGCCTCTTAAGGaagtgatacttttttttttttttaaaccgctaaccatttttttcccttttccggTCTTTCTGGTGATTTTCCTTccttgatgaaaaaaaaaaaaaaaaccatacccTGCACTGGGATTTGGTACATTGACCTGTGAGTGGTGTGAAGATGGATTTGAAGTTggcaaaaagaggaagaaaaaccagCTAGGCTGCTGATGTAACAGAGATAATTGGGATTGATCTAGAGGGGTGGCAGTTGGCCCAGAGGGGAGGGACACATGTGAGAGACATTTGAGGAAAATCAATAGGGCTTGTAACTGAATCAATGTGTGGctcaaaggagaggaaagaaccAATAATTTCATAAACTGCTCTCATCAGGTTCATTCATGCCAACTCTCTGattatttacaaatatacatAGCTTCTTCTTGTAACAGATGAAGCAAAGAAAATGATCTCCATATTAACGGTTCATGATCAGATATCATTGGTGGCTATGAGATCTCAacaggaaaggag is a window encoding:
- the LOC101127179 gene encoding olfactory receptor 10J1, which gives rise to MLLCFRFGNQSMKRENFTLITDFVFQGFSSFHEQQITLFGVFLALYILTLAGNIIIVTIIRIDLHLHTPMYFFLSMLSTSETVYTLVILPRMLSSLVGMSQPISLAGCATQMFFFVTFGITNCFLLTAMGYDRYVAICNPLRYMVIMNKRLRIQLVLGACSIGLIVAITQVSSVFRLPFCARKVPHFFCDIRPVMKLSCIDTTVNEILTLIISVLVLVVPMGLVFISYVLIIPTILKIASVEGRKKAFATCASHLTVVIVHYGCASIAYLKPKSENTREHDQLISVTYTVITPLLNPVVYTLRNKEVKDALCRAVGGKFS